A stretch of the Tachysurus vachellii isolate PV-2020 chromosome 26, HZAU_Pvac_v1, whole genome shotgun sequence genome encodes the following:
- the tagln2 gene encoding transgelin-2 has product MANKGPSYGLSREVQSKIDKKYDPELEERLVEWIVAQCGPSAGRPQPGKQGFQTWLKDGCILCELINSLYKDSKPVKRIQNSSMAFKQMELISQFLTAAEKYGVTKTDIFQTVDLWEGKDLAAVQMTLMSLGSLAVTKTDGCYRGDPNWFHRKAQENKRDFTDEQLKEGQSVIGLQMGSNRGASQAGMTGYGRPRQIL; this is encoded by the exons ATGGCAAACAAGGGTCCTTCATACGGTTTGAGCCGCGAGGTTCAGAGTAAGATTGATAAGAAATACGACCCCGAGCTGGAGGAGCGGCTTGTTGAGTGGATCGTGGCTCAGTGTGGTCCATCAGCGGGCAGACCACAACCTGGCAAACAGGGCTTTCAGACGTGGCTCAAAGACGGATGT ATCTTGTGTGAGCTCATCAACAGCCTCTATAAGGACTCAAAACCAGTGAAGAGGATCCAGAACTCCAGCATGGCCTTCAAGCAGATGGAGTTGATCTCTCAGTTCCTCACAGCTGCTGAGAAATACGGAGTCACTAAAACCGATATATTTCAGACGGTGGACCTCTGGGAGG gtaaagATTTGGCGGCAGTGCAGATGACACTTATGTCATTGGGAAGTTTGGCGGTTACCAAGACTGATGGTTGTTACCGTGGTGACCCCAACTGGTTCCATAG gAAGGCGCAAGAGAACAAGCGGGATTTCACAGATGAGCAGCTGAAGGAGGGTCAGAGTGTCATCGGCTTGCAGATGGGCTCCAACAGAGGAGCATCTCAGGCGGGAATGACCGGCTACGGACGGCCACGTCAGATCCTGTGA